TTGATGTCGCCCGTCAATTCCGTGCTGTCCTGGTTTTTCTCGTCCTTCGGCTGGAATGTTCCAATCCCCACGCGATCTTTCTCGCTCAGCACGATGCGCCGGACCTTCACATGGTCCATCGCCTTCTTCCAGTCTCCCTTGTAGAAGGTCATCAGGTCTTCGAAAATCTTGCGGCAGAACGGGTCGGGGTCGCCGTAGATCCGGATCTTGCCGTTGTGGTGCTGCGGGCGGTACTTCTCGTTCAGGTTCGCCAGAAGCGCATCGCGTGCCTCGCGCGGCACCAGGATCAGCGGGTCCTCGTGCATCGGGCACGCAAATTCGTGCGTGCGGAGCGCCTCGGCGCCGGTCGACGCGGGTTTCACTTCGCAGTGCTCGTCGAGCAGCCACGAATACGAATAGAGCGCGCCCTCGGGCGTGCGGCTGTACGCCTCGCTGCCCTTCTTGAGCAAGCGCGCGATGGTGGACTTGGACGAACCGACCGGACCGTGCAGAAGCAGGATGCGCTTGTCGGTTCCGTAGCCTTCGGAAGCCGATCGCAGGAAATCGACGAGCTGCATCAGCGCGACGTCGAGGCCGAAGATCGCGTCGGCGCCGCCGCCGAACGGATCAGAGAAGAAGTGATAGCGCGTCACGTCCTTCTTGAAGACGCGGTACTTCTCGCTGCCGCAGGACAGGATCGCGTCGTACAGACGCTGATACGCGTTGCGGCAGACCGAGGGGTTCTGCGAAACGATGTCGAGGTATTCCCAGAACGAGCCCGTCCAGTGATGATCCTGAAAGCGCTTGCGATCGAGGCGCGAATCGATGAGGCCCACGAGGTCCGATGCCGTCACCGCCGAACTCGGCGATCCGCCGGAACCCGAACCCATCGCGGAGGAGGTCATGAAGAAACTGCGCTCATCGAGCATGTCTCACCCCTTTGTCGCGCTTCGCGAACGCCGAAACGTCCGTGCGCGAAAAAAAGATCGGGAGCAGCACGCGGCGGAGCGCCGGCCTGATCCCATCCGTCCCTGGAACGCCAACTTGTAAACGCGACACCAACGGCCTCCGCGCTGGCCACCCACTTCTATCGACATCGCGAGGGCGCGGACACGGCAGGATTTCCAAACCGGCATGTTATACGTAGGGTTTTGCCCGTCGGATCGCCGCGGATTGATGATCGCGTTTTCATTTCGCCGCTACAGTGCGAACGCACAGCAAACAATCTCGCCGGAATTGCTCAAGTCACCGCCCTTCATGTCTCAAAATCCCTCGAATCCTCACGTTCCCGGAAAGTCCGACCGCTTTTCCGGAGGAAAACTGGGTCACGGACGAGAACTCGACGTTGCGCCCGGAAAAATTGGGGTTTCCCCGGAGGAATATCCGGCGCTCCCCGACGAGGTGATGTCGAATCCGCTCGCGGGCAGGCTCGACCCGCGCCGGTGGTTCGCGGCCCCCGCGAATCGATTCGAGATCGAAATCGGCTGCGGCAAGGGCACGTTCATCCTGAACGTCGCGAAAGAAAACCCGCACACGAACTTTCTCGGAATTGAGTGGGAAGGCGCGTTCTACGCATACACGGCCGATCGGGTCCGTCGTGCGGCGCTCGGCAATGTCCGTCTGCTCCACGCCGATGCCGTGGCATTCCTCAAGTGGCGTTGCCCCAATGAGATCGTGAACACGATCCATCTCTATTACTCGGATCCCTGGCCGAAAAGCAAGCACCACAAGAACCGCGTCGTGCAGGACAAGTTTCTTGAGCAGGCGTGGCGCGCGCTGGCGCCCGGCGGCGAACTCCGCATCGTGACCGATCACGACGAATACTGGGCCTGGATGGAGACTTTCTTTGCTCGCTGGACCGACGCGACGCACGCTCCGGGCGGGCGAGTGTTCTCGCG
The DNA window shown above is from Phycisphaeraceae bacterium and carries:
- the trmB gene encoding tRNA (guanosine(46)-N7)-methyltransferase TrmB, with the translated sequence MSQNPSNPHVPGKSDRFSGGKLGHGRELDVAPGKIGVSPEEYPALPDEVMSNPLAGRLDPRRWFAAPANRFEIEIGCGKGTFILNVAKENPHTNFLGIEWEGAFYAYTADRVRRAALGNVRLLHADAVAFLKWRCPNEIVNTIHLYYSDPWPKSKHHKNRVVQDKFLEQAWRALAPGGELRIVTDHDEYWAWMETFFARWTDATHAPGGRVFSRELFVAPEWVGEGQVVATNYEKKMCGETKKPHATVLRKS